A genomic region of Haliotis asinina isolate JCU_RB_2024 chromosome 1, JCU_Hal_asi_v2, whole genome shotgun sequence contains the following coding sequences:
- the LOC137283169 gene encoding potassium voltage-gated channel protein Shaw-like codes for MDIVNINVSGKKFTIRKSVLLRFPQTKLGRLTEKWPEYNPEENEFFFDRNPKVMLSIFDLYRTGELHLPKNVCSFTVKTELDFWQIDESLISECCWKTYTTTLKAKAVIDVIERSLNEHPFVKREELTTRQHFWMTMEFPQHSIVSKIWFTIYMLFVSMVVIIACLYTIPQLREPLREDDSHLETDSILEMLLKSEMKGTIYTLDLVCLVFFTVELLIKFAICPEKKRFFTFGLNNLDMVLASIMWLAVILDHIPAVERFHTAHTVLRALFCLNVLRIFHLGKSSNVMKLLLFTMKASLSAFGLLLVTLTMAVVIYATLAYFAEVATKADTFSNIPYAIWWTIITMTTVGYGDFFPQSWAGYVVGVICSLSGILLIAMPIAIIASNFDAFYSNMPAAEQRIRRKRLDDIEAERLKLSNSTGTDPHSIILKTGQYPPSNAPAD; via the exons ATGGATATAGTAAACATAAACGTGTCAGGGAAAAAATTCACAATTCGTAAAAGCGTTCTACTACGGTTTCCGCAGACAAAGCTTGGACGTCTGACCGAAAAATGGCCAGAGTACAATCCGGAGGAAAACGAGTTCTTTTTCGACAGAAATCCAAAAGTGATGCTGTCAATTTTCGACCTGTATCGCACTGGAGAACTACATCTTCCAAAAAATGTTTGCAGTTTTACAGTGAAAACAGAACTGGACTTTTGGCAGATTGACGAATCGTTGATATCCGAATGCTGCTGGAAGACATACACAACGACACTGAAGGCCAAGGCTGTGATAGACGTGATAGAGAGGTCTCTGAACGAACATCCCTTCGTCAAAAGAGAGGAACTGACCACGAGGCAGCACTTTTGGATGACTATGGAGTTCCCCCAGCACTCCATTGTTTCAAAG ATATGGTTCACGATCTACATGCTCTTCGTGTCAATGGTGGTCATCATCGCCTGTCTGTACACAATACCACAACTCCGGGAACCTTTGAGGGAGGACGATTCCCATCTCGAAACCGACTCCATCCTGGAAATGCTGTTGAAATCTGAGATGAAAGGCACCATCTACACCCTGGATCTTGTCTGCTTGGTGTTCTTCACTGTTGAGCTGCTTATCAAGTTTGCCATTTGCCCCGAAAAGAAACGATTTTTTACGTTCGGTCTGAACAATCTGGACATGGTATTGGCATCAATTATGTGGCTTGCAGTCATTTTAGATCACATACCTGCAGTTGAACGATTTCATACTGCTCATACTGTACTACGGGCCTTGTTCTGCTTAAACGTGTTGCGTATATTCCACCTAGGAAAGTCGTCCAATGTTATGAAATTATTGCTATTCACAATGAAAGCCAGTTTAAGTGCGTTTGGTCTGCTTTTGGTTACCTTAACGATGGCTGTTGTCATATATGCCACTCTTGCTTACTTTGCGGAGGTGGCCACCAAAGCAGATACATTCAGTAACATTCCGTATGCAATATGGTGGACCATTATAACCATGACTACGGTTGGTTACGGAGACTTCTTTCCTCAATCCTGGGCGGGATATGTAGTTGGAGTTATCTGCTCTTTGTCTGGAATTTTACTAATTGCTATGCCTATTGCCATTATCGCGTCCAATTTTGATGCTTTTTATTCAAACATGCCAGCTGCCGAACAGCGAATTCGAAGGAAACGCCTCGACGATATAGAGGCGGAACGGTTGAAATTAAGCAACAGTACTGGTACAGATCCCCATTCCATAATTCTGAAAACTGGCCAATATCCACCCAGTAATGCTCCAGCTGATTAG
- the LOC137275681 gene encoding potassium voltage-gated channel subfamily A member 10-like, giving the protein MFFFKYFKLSDVLICQQIWFTIYMLFVLLVVIIACLYTIPQLREPLREDDSHLETDSILEMLLKSEMKGTIYTLDLICLVFFTVELLTKFAICPEKKRFFTFGLNNMDTTLALVMWAAVILDHIPAVEHVHTAHTVLRAMFCLNVLRIFHLGKSSNVMKLLLFTMKASLGALGLLLVTLTMAVVIYATLAYFAEVATKADTFSNIPYAIWWTIITMTTVGYGDLCPTSWAGYVVGVICSLSGILLIAMPIAIIASNFDAFYSNMPAAEQRIRRKRLNDIEAERLKLSYNSGAGPHSLTLNTGQYYPMRNVPTQ; this is encoded by the coding sequence ATGTTCTTTTTCAAGTACTTTAAACTTTCAGATGTCCTTATTTGTCAACAGATATGGTTCACGATCTACATGCTCTTCGTGCTCTTGGTGGTCATCATCGCCTGTCTGTACACAATACCACAACTCCGGGAACCTTTGAGGGAGGACGATTCCCATCTCGAAACCGACTCCATCCTTGAAATGCTGTTGAAGTCAGAGATGAAAGGCACCATCTACACCCTGGATCTCATCTGCCTAGTTTTCTTTACTGTAGAGCTCCTCACCAAGTTTGCCATCTGTCCTGAAAAGAAACGATTTTTTACGTTCGGTCTTAACAACATGGATACAACATTGGCATTAGTTATGTGGGCTGCAGTCATTTTAGATCACATACCTGCAGTTGAACATGTCCATACTGCTCATACTGTACTACGGGCCATGTTCTGTTTAAACGTGTTGCGTATTTTCCACCTAGGAAAGTCGTCCAATGTTATGAAATTATTGCTATTCACAATGAAAGCGAGTTTAGGTGCTTTAGGTCTACTTTTGGTTACCTTAACGATGGCTGTTGTCATATATGCCACTCTTGCTTACTTTGCGGAGGTGGCCACCAAAGCAGATACATTCAGTAACATTCCGTATGCAATATGGTGGACCATTATAACCATGACTACGGTTGGTTATGGAGATTTATGCCCCACTTCCTGGGCGGGATATGTAGTTGGAGTTATCTGCTCTTTGTCTGGAATTTTACTAATTGCTATGCCTATTGCCATTATCGCTTCCAATTTTGatgcattttattcaaacaTGCCAGCTGCCGAACAGCGAATTCGGAGAAAACGTCTCAACGATATAGAGGCTGAACGGCTGAAGTTAAGTTACAATAGTGGTGCAGGTCCCCATTCATTAACTCTGAATACAGGACAATATTACCCAATGCGTAATGTCCCTACTCAGTAA